The Halogranum gelatinilyticum genome includes a window with the following:
- a CDS encoding metallophosphoesterase family protein codes for MTRTPRFSESIEAQHQRVDADDWDDIYVVGDVHGCLSELETLLDQLDPSDDDLVVFVGDLVRKGPDNHGVVDLVRSSPNMLSVRGNNEEKILRGEKDPDDLTDEDVEWIRDLPVVISWEGATVVHGGIDPRMSREEHTVDDLQNTRSLVPGGSYDPPFWWEEFEGPETVFFGHTVLEAPALADYAVGLDTGCVYGGELTAYDWHAKELVTLDVGRTVEERKDSKFIDPRSPVLAK; via the coding sequence ATGACCCGGACACCCCGATTCAGTGAGTCTATCGAGGCACAGCACCAGCGCGTGGACGCGGACGACTGGGACGACATCTACGTCGTCGGCGACGTCCACGGCTGCCTGTCGGAGCTGGAGACGCTGCTCGACCAGCTCGACCCCAGCGACGACGACCTCGTCGTCTTCGTCGGCGACCTCGTCCGGAAGGGTCCGGACAACCACGGCGTCGTCGACCTCGTGCGCTCGTCACCGAACATGCTCTCGGTCCGCGGCAACAACGAAGAGAAGATCCTCCGCGGGGAGAAGGACCCCGACGACCTGACCGACGAGGACGTCGAGTGGATCCGCGACCTGCCGGTCGTCATCTCGTGGGAGGGTGCGACGGTCGTCCACGGCGGCATCGACCCCCGGATGTCCCGCGAGGAACACACCGTCGACGACCTCCAGAACACCCGCTCGCTCGTCCCCGGCGGCAGCTACGACCCGCCGTTCTGGTGGGAGGAGTTCGAGGGTCCCGAGACGGTCTTCTTCGGTCACACCGTCCTCGAAGCACCCGCCCTCGCCGACTACGCCGTCGGGCTCGACACCGGCTGCGTCTACGGCGGTGAACTGACCGCGTACGACTGGCACGCGAAGGAACTCGTCACGCTCGACGTGGGACGCACCGTCGAAGAGCGGAAGGACTCGAAGTTCATCGACCCTCGGTCCCCGGTGTTGGCGAAATAG
- the ppk1 gene encoding polyphosphate kinase 1: MSHEETMGEPEPEQPTDETNQGDAVADEQRPTADEATSDENVASVDLDDPALYLNRELSELAFQRRVLHEAVDDRNPLLERVKFLAIFTQNMDEFFMKRVGGLKQQMDAGVTELTPDGRTPEEQWREILDTAHELFESQNECYHEDIKPALDEAGIHVRDHADLTSDAQSELRDYFESSVLPTLTPLTFDPAHPFPFISNLSLSLAVVTRDDEDADLKFSRVKIPRNRPRFVRVDGDGAATDGEVVYVPLEQVVEANLDLLFPNVEVVDTSLFRVTRNAEVRRNEEVAEGLIEVIEDVLRQRRFATVVRLEVASDMPPEARELLVEQLDVDEREVFELDGHLDYRDFFDLMSLERPELKLDPWTPQVHPRFADIDPEDSADLFSEIRRDDVLVHHPYHSFDDTVHRFLDAAANDPDVLAIKAAIYRTASDSQVIESLIDAAKNGKQVAVMVELKARFDEENNLRWVKRLEEEGIHVAYGTIGLKTHSKTALVVREEDDGVQLYSHIATGNYHSETAKTYADLGLLTTDRDIGQDLVKLFNFFTGHSLHEQYRKLLVAPENMREEFVRLIRREAEHARDGKDARIVAKMNSLEDPDMVRELYEASMAGVDIDLVVRGICRLRPGLEGVSENVDVYSVVGRFLEHSRIFRFHNAGDPDYYIGSADWMTRNLDRRVEAVAPVEDPDIRSELDTVLDIMLTDNRKRWEMDAEGDYEQLRPADGEAVRNTHQRLMHRAKESVPEEETKPLPGERQRESGVDLRDTFTDGQP, encoded by the coding sequence ATGAGCCACGAGGAGACGATGGGCGAGCCGGAGCCGGAGCAGCCGACCGACGAAACGAACCAAGGCGACGCTGTCGCCGACGAGCAGCGGCCAACGGCCGACGAGGCCACGAGCGACGAAAACGTCGCCAGCGTCGACCTCGACGACCCCGCACTCTATCTCAACCGCGAACTGAGCGAGTTGGCCTTCCAGCGGCGCGTCCTCCACGAGGCGGTCGACGACCGCAACCCCCTCTTGGAGCGCGTGAAGTTCCTCGCCATCTTCACGCAGAACATGGACGAGTTCTTCATGAAGCGGGTCGGTGGGCTGAAACAGCAGATGGACGCCGGGGTGACCGAACTCACGCCCGACGGCCGGACGCCCGAAGAGCAGTGGCGCGAGATCCTCGACACCGCCCACGAACTGTTCGAATCGCAGAACGAGTGTTACCACGAGGACATCAAGCCCGCCCTCGACGAGGCGGGCATCCACGTCCGCGACCACGCCGACCTCACGAGTGACGCGCAGTCCGAACTCCGCGACTACTTCGAGAGCTCCGTGTTACCGACGCTGACGCCGCTGACGTTCGACCCGGCGCACCCCTTCCCCTTCATCTCGAATCTCAGTCTCTCGCTCGCGGTCGTCACCCGCGACGACGAGGACGCCGACCTGAAGTTCTCGCGGGTGAAGATTCCGCGCAACCGACCCCGGTTCGTCCGCGTCGACGGCGACGGGGCGGCGACCGACGGCGAGGTCGTCTACGTGCCGCTCGAACAGGTCGTCGAGGCCAACCTCGACCTGCTGTTTCCGAACGTCGAAGTGGTCGACACCTCGTTGTTCCGCGTCACCCGCAACGCCGAGGTGCGGCGGAACGAGGAGGTCGCCGAGGGGCTCATCGAGGTCATCGAGGACGTCCTCCGGCAGCGACGGTTCGCGACGGTCGTCCGTCTGGAAGTCGCCTCGGATATGCCGCCGGAGGCCCGCGAACTGCTCGTCGAACAGCTCGACGTCGACGAGCGCGAGGTGTTCGAACTCGACGGCCATCTCGACTACCGGGACTTCTTCGACCTGATGTCGCTGGAGCGGCCGGAGCTGAAACTCGACCCGTGGACGCCGCAGGTCCATCCGCGCTTCGCCGACATCGACCCCGAGGACTCCGCGGACCTCTTCTCGGAGATCCGCCGCGACGACGTGCTCGTCCACCACCCCTACCACTCCTTCGACGACACGGTTCACCGCTTCCTCGACGCTGCTGCCAACGACCCCGACGTGCTGGCCATCAAGGCCGCCATCTACCGGACGGCGTCGGACTCGCAGGTCATCGAGAGCCTCATCGACGCCGCGAAGAACGGCAAGCAGGTCGCGGTGATGGTCGAGTTGAAGGCCCGCTTCGACGAGGAGAACAACCTCCGGTGGGTCAAACGACTGGAGGAGGAGGGCATCCACGTCGCCTACGGCACTATCGGACTGAAGACCCACTCGAAGACGGCACTCGTCGTCCGCGAGGAGGACGACGGCGTCCAGCTCTACTCACACATCGCGACGGGCAACTACCACTCGGAGACAGCGAAGACCTACGCCGACCTCGGGCTGCTCACGACCGACCGCGACATCGGCCAGGACCTCGTGAAGCTGTTCAACTTCTTCACAGGCCACTCGCTGCACGAACAGTACCGAAAGCTGCTCGTCGCCCCCGAGAACATGCGCGAAGAGTTCGTGCGGCTCATCCGCCGGGAGGCCGAGCACGCCCGCGACGGCAAGGACGCCCGTATCGTCGCCAAGATGAACTCCTTGGAGGACCCCGACATGGTCCGAGAACTCTACGAGGCGTCGATGGCCGGTGTCGACATCGACCTCGTCGTCCGCGGCATCTGTCGGCTCCGCCCCGGTCTGGAGGGCGTGAGCGAGAACGTCGACGTCTACAGCGTCGTCGGCCGCTTCCTCGAACATTCGCGTATCTTCCGCTTCCACAACGCGGGCGACCCGGACTACTACATCGGCTCGGCCGACTGGATGACCCGGAACCTCGACCGCCGGGTCGAGGCCGTCGCGCCCGTCGAGGACCCCGACATCCGCTCGGAACTCGATACCGTCCTCGACATCATGCTCACGGACAACCGCAAACGGTGGGAGATGGACGCCGAAGGCGACTACGAACAGCTCCGGCCCGCCGACGGCGAGGCGGTCCGAAACACCCACCAGCGGCTGATGCACCGCGCCAAGGAGTCGGTCCCCGAAGAGGAGACGAAGCCGCTGCCGGGCGAACGACAGCGGGAATCGGGCGTCGACCTCCGCGACACGTTCACCGACGGCCAGCCCTAA
- a CDS encoding DUF7522 family protein translates to MKGFGDEGLVTFLKDSAGEQLRCVARYDDDTYEMLYARDDVSSGYAVDEFAEVVDDLRDVENMEEEHTSRLKAGNHHVTLRLYDRAAILHFGQGETFGTVVSLDSDAAEDFASFVGACLKHLYQDSPQSIENAPSWV, encoded by the coding sequence ATGAAGGGATTCGGTGATGAAGGGCTGGTAACGTTTCTGAAAGATAGTGCGGGCGAGCAGCTCCGGTGTGTCGCTCGGTACGACGACGATACCTACGAGATGCTCTACGCTCGTGACGACGTCTCGAGTGGGTACGCCGTCGATGAGTTCGCCGAAGTCGTCGACGATCTCCGCGACGTGGAGAACATGGAAGAGGAGCACACTTCGCGGCTCAAAGCCGGAAACCACCACGTCACGCTGCGGCTGTACGACCGGGCGGCCATCCTCCACTTCGGGCAGGGCGAAACCTTCGGGACGGTCGTCAGTCTCGATTCGGACGCCGCCGAGGACTTCGCCAGCTTCGTTGGTGCCTGTCTCAAGCATCTGTATCAGGACTCGCCGCAGAGCATCGAAAACGCGCCGAGCTGGGTATAA
- a CDS encoding isoaspartyl peptidase/L-asparaginase, producing MHVIVHGGAGGVPDDPQPRQAVLDEAAAAGTAEATPLDAVDAAVRVLESDVRFNAGVGGAVQSDGVVRTDAGVMTSDREAGAAAGMAGVEHAVSVARVVAEETPHVFVAGDHAVDLADDFGVATDVDLFTDETRARWADADPPQGSPKEHLAWLDSRFGGSTSDPTADSDEKEGTVTERGDFSDHDTVGAVAFDGESFATATSTGGRWFALAGRVGDVPQLGSGFYAAPAGAASATGAGEDIAKVTLSRRAVRHLEDGLSAQQAAETAIAEFGELTGSSAGVILLDSDGEAGSAFNSDGMQTSVARR from the coding sequence ATGCACGTCATCGTTCACGGCGGCGCGGGCGGCGTCCCCGACGACCCCCAGCCCCGACAGGCGGTCCTCGACGAGGCGGCCGCCGCAGGCACGGCCGAAGCGACCCCGCTCGACGCGGTCGACGCCGCGGTTCGAGTCCTCGAATCGGACGTCCGGTTCAACGCCGGCGTCGGCGGCGCGGTCCAGTCCGACGGCGTCGTCCGCACCGACGCGGGGGTCATGACCTCCGACCGTGAAGCCGGTGCGGCCGCCGGGATGGCCGGCGTCGAACACGCGGTCTCGGTCGCCCGCGTCGTCGCCGAGGAGACACCCCACGTCTTCGTCGCTGGCGACCACGCCGTCGACCTCGCCGACGACTTCGGCGTCGCCACCGACGTCGACCTCTTCACCGACGAGACGCGAGCCCGCTGGGCCGACGCCGACCCGCCGCAGGGGTCGCCGAAGGAGCATCTGGCGTGGCTCGACTCACGGTTCGGCGGGTCGACGAGCGACCCGACGGCGGACAGTGACGAGAAGGAGGGGACGGTAACCGAGCGTGGGGATTTCAGCGACCACGACACCGTCGGAGCGGTCGCGTTCGACGGCGAGTCCTTCGCCACTGCGACCTCCACGGGTGGCCGGTGGTTCGCGCTGGCTGGCCGTGTCGGCGACGTCCCCCAACTCGGTTCGGGCTTCTACGCTGCCCCCGCCGGGGCCGCGTCGGCGACGGGCGCGGGCGAGGATATCGCGAAGGTGACACTCTCGCGGCGGGCGGTCCGACATCTCGAAGACGGCTTGAGTGCCCAGCAGGCGGCCGAGACGGCCATCGCCGAGTTCGGCGAGCTGACCGGCTCTTCGGCGGGCGTTATCCTCCTCGATTCCGACGGAGAAGCAGGGAGCGCGTTCAACAGCGACGGGATGCAGACGAGCGTCGCGCGACGGTAG
- the icd gene encoding isocitrate dehydrogenase (NADP(+)) produces the protein MSHEYDKVEVPEEGQQITVDDNDELDVPENPIIPIIHGDGIGTDVGPAAQKVLEAAAEATGRSISWMRIYAGQSARDKYDENLPDDTVEAIKEFNVAIKGPLTTPVGAGFRSLNVALRQKLDMYANVRPTYHIDGVPSPVKNPEKMDMITFRENTEDVYAGIEWEAGTDEVQQVKEFVEDEMGQDDVMHDGPIGIGIKPITEFGTKRLVREAIDYAIENDRPSVTLVHKGNIMKFTEGAFRDWGYEVAEDEYDETITEDELWEEYDGEVPEDKIVVKDRIADNMLQQLLTRTDEYDVIATMNLNGDYMSDAAGAQIGGLGIAPGANFGTARCLAEPVHGSAPKYAGQDKVNPTAMILSGRIMLEYMGWKDAGELVRDAVEETISSGNVTYDLERQIEGGTKLATSEFADKVVENIEKLS, from the coding sequence ATGAGCCACGAGTACGACAAGGTCGAGGTCCCCGAAGAGGGCCAGCAGATCACGGTCGACGACAACGACGAACTCGACGTCCCCGAGAATCCGATTATCCCGATCATTCACGGTGACGGGATCGGAACCGACGTCGGTCCGGCCGCACAGAAGGTCCTCGAAGCCGCCGCCGAGGCCACCGGTCGCTCCATCTCCTGGATGCGCATCTACGCCGGGCAGTCCGCCCGCGACAAGTACGACGAGAACCTCCCGGACGACACCGTCGAGGCCATCAAGGAGTTCAACGTCGCCATCAAGGGTCCGCTCACGACGCCCGTCGGTGCCGGGTTCCGCTCGCTCAACGTCGCGCTTCGCCAGAAGCTCGACATGTACGCGAACGTCCGCCCGACCTACCACATCGACGGCGTCCCGTCGCCCGTCAAGAACCCCGAGAAGATGGACATGATCACCTTCCGTGAGAACACGGAAGACGTCTACGCCGGCATCGAGTGGGAAGCCGGTACCGACGAAGTCCAGCAGGTCAAGGAGTTCGTCGAAGACGAGATGGGGCAGGACGACGTCATGCACGACGGTCCCATCGGCATCGGCATCAAGCCGATTACGGAGTTCGGCACGAAGCGGCTCGTCCGCGAGGCCATCGACTACGCCATCGAGAACGACCGCCCGTCGGTCACCCTCGTCCACAAGGGCAACATCATGAAGTTCACCGAGGGTGCCTTCCGTGACTGGGGCTACGAGGTCGCAGAGGACGAGTACGACGAGACCATCACCGAGGACGAACTCTGGGAGGAGTACGACGGTGAGGTGCCGGAAGACAAGATCGTCGTCAAGGACCGCATCGCCGACAACATGCTCCAGCAGCTCCTGACGCGGACCGACGAGTACGACGTCATCGCGACGATGAACCTCAACGGCGACTACATGTCCGACGCCGCCGGTGCGCAGATCGGTGGGCTCGGCATCGCCCCCGGTGCCAACTTCGGGACCGCCCGCTGTCTCGCAGAGCCGGTCCACGGCTCGGCTCCGAAGTACGCCGGTCAGGACAAGGTCAACCCGACCGCGATGATCCTCTCGGGCCGCATCATGCTCGAATACATGGGCTGGAAGGACGCCGGCGAACTCGTCCGCGACGCCGTCGAGGAGACCATCTCCTCCGGAAACGTCACCTACGACCTCGAACGCCAGATCGAGGGCGGCACGAAGCTCGCGACGAGCGAGTTCGCCGACAAGGTCGTCGAGAATATCGAAAAGCTGTCGTAG
- a CDS encoding cupin domain-containing protein gives MERVTHDDVDTVAAIEGVHLTQMAAGEKMSVQEFVIDPGAAVEKHDHPHEQTGYIVEGTLTFVVDGEEEIVVGPGDSYVIPGEEPHAAENRGDETVVGVDIFSPPRTNAPWEE, from the coding sequence ATGGAGCGCGTCACCCACGACGACGTCGACACCGTAGCAGCAATCGAAGGCGTCCACCTGACACAGATGGCAGCGGGCGAGAAGATGAGCGTCCAAGAGTTCGTCATCGACCCCGGCGCGGCCGTCGAAAAACACGACCACCCGCACGAACAGACCGGCTACATCGTCGAGGGAACCTTGACCTTCGTCGTCGACGGCGAGGAAGAGATCGTCGTCGGTCCCGGTGACTCCTACGTCATCCCCGGCGAGGAGCCGCACGCGGCGGAGAACCGCGGCGACGAGACGGTCGTCGGCGTCGACATCTTCAGCCCGCCACGGACGAACGCACCCTGGGAGGAGTAG
- a CDS encoding phosphoribosyltransferase: MRYRSQAEMNDGCRGLARELCGQYDLIVGIPRSGMPPATLLSLYLDLPVSDVEGLAERRIMGSGERYEGETDFDGVRRVLVVDDSVNSGNQLTATRARIEELDLGDVAVDYAAIFVTPKGTQLVDHWWEVVEMPRVFEWNVLHHPRLRNACVDIDGVLCRDPFPEENDDGRRYRRFLETVEPAYVPTKKVGWLVTCRLEKYREETETWLRTHSVEYDQLVMMDLPDKQTRRELDNRGEYKAAIYEDTGAELFVESSLKQATEIAQLTGKPVYCIESNSMVDADTEYSSVSVETYYSIEQRVGHYLGRFSRNPVGFARLTVQHLTTTVRSRVALFAEELR; this comes from the coding sequence ATGAGATACCGTAGCCAGGCTGAGATGAACGATGGCTGTCGGGGTCTGGCGCGAGAGCTGTGCGGGCAGTACGATCTTATCGTCGGCATTCCCCGGAGCGGGATGCCGCCAGCGACGTTGCTGTCGCTGTATCTCGACCTTCCGGTCTCCGACGTCGAGGGGTTGGCAGAGCGGCGAATCATGGGGTCCGGAGAGCGGTACGAGGGCGAGACCGACTTCGACGGTGTGCGCCGTGTGCTCGTCGTCGACGACAGCGTCAACTCGGGCAATCAGCTGACGGCGACCAGAGCGCGAATCGAGGAGTTGGACCTCGGCGACGTCGCCGTCGACTACGCGGCAATCTTCGTCACGCCGAAAGGGACACAGCTCGTCGACCACTGGTGGGAAGTCGTCGAGATGCCGCGCGTCTTCGAGTGGAACGTCCTCCATCATCCGCGACTTCGGAACGCCTGTGTCGACATCGACGGGGTGCTCTGCCGAGACCCGTTTCCCGAGGAGAACGACGACGGGCGGCGGTACCGGCGGTTCCTCGAGACGGTCGAACCGGCGTACGTCCCGACGAAGAAAGTCGGCTGGCTGGTGACGTGTCGCTTGGAGAAGTATCGCGAGGAGACTGAGACGTGGCTTCGGACACACAGTGTCGAGTACGACCAGCTGGTGATGATGGATCTGCCGGACAAACAGACCCGACGCGAGTTGGACAACCGAGGCGAATACAAAGCGGCCATCTACGAGGACACCGGCGCGGAGCTGTTCGTCGAGAGTTCGCTGAAACAAGCGACCGAAATCGCACAGCTGACCGGCAAACCCGTCTACTGTATCGAGTCCAACAGCATGGTCGACGCCGACACCGAGTACAGCAGCGTGTCCGTGGAGACGTACTACTCCATCGAACAGCGGGTCGGCCACTATCTCGGACGGTTCTCGCGGAACCCGGTCGGCTTCGCCCGGCTCACGGTGCAGCATCTCACGACGACGGTACGGAGTCGGGTCGCGCTGTTCGCCGAAGAGCTACGGTAG
- a CDS encoding DUF5817 family protein, with the protein MYAVVGCNNCSNLWLLSDADTKQTANCSRCGKTHQIKKLKRFFESENHAEARQARAAILAGKQGQNEAFQKVGHVADLEREVENAGIDDREYLERSGLDANAVEAAGDVDTGSSSRSRQEVVTDALRERDRPTEDEVVDYATEHGVPAEAARDLLEKLTRRGEVSESRGRYRLL; encoded by the coding sequence ATGTATGCGGTGGTCGGTTGTAACAACTGCAGCAACCTCTGGCTCCTCTCGGATGCGGACACCAAGCAGACGGCGAACTGTTCGCGGTGCGGGAAGACCCACCAGATCAAGAAGCTCAAACGCTTCTTCGAGTCCGAGAACCACGCCGAAGCGCGGCAGGCGCGGGCTGCCATCCTCGCTGGCAAGCAGGGCCAAAACGAGGCGTTCCAGAAGGTCGGCCACGTCGCCGACCTCGAACGGGAGGTAGAGAACGCTGGCATCGACGACCGTGAGTATCTCGAACGGTCGGGACTCGACGCCAACGCGGTCGAAGCCGCGGGCGACGTCGACACCGGCAGTTCCTCGCGGAGTCGTCAGGAGGTCGTGACCGACGCGTTGCGCGAGCGGGACCGGCCGACCGAAGACGAGGTGGTCGACTACGCGACGGAGCACGGCGTGCCCGCCGAGGCCGCCCGCGACCTCCTGGAGAAGCTGACGCGACGCGGCGAGGTCAGCGAGAGCCGGGGTCGGTATCGGCTGCTCTGA